Below is a genomic region from Gemmatimonadota bacterium.
GGTTAGCGAAGCTCAAGTCGTTGTTGTAGCCCGATCGCGCGCTGTTGGCGGCGAGAACGACAGGTCGAACGCCAGCCACAGCGTCTTCGTAAATGGGTAGGTCGTCAGCGGCGCGACGATGATGGCGACCACCGCGATGTATTGCAGCGCATCCCACGTCACGGCAGGCCAGGTCGCATACACGATGGATCCCACGAGCGTCGCGAACAGCACTTCCGCAATGATCAGGTTGATCAAGTACGCACCAATGAAGAAATCGCGCGAGCCACGATCCAACAGTAGGTGACAGTGCGGGCACGCCGGCCGCATGGTGAACCAGGACGAGAAAATCCCGCGTCCGTCACAGTCAGGGCAGTGCAGGCGCAGACCTCGCAGTAAGCGAGCGGAAGCCGTGGGCAGCGTGTCGGTCATCCCTCAATATACCTCGTCAAACGTGCCACGCCCCATCGTAACCGTCACGCGTCGTCTTCCCGAA
It encodes:
- a CDS encoding DUF983 domain-containing protein, whose product is MTDTLPTASARLLRGLRLHCPDCDGRGIFSSWFTMRPACPHCHLLLDRGSRDFFIGAYLINLIIAEVLFATLVGSIVYATWPAVTWDALQYIAVVAIIVAPLTTYPFTKTLWLAFDLSFSPPTARDRATTTT